A stretch of the Sinorhizobium alkalisoli genome encodes the following:
- a CDS encoding ABC transporter permease translates to MTTIEITRHDQGVRSKTPVTLIKWLFVKLGVLPFLMLAAMITFTLLSDNFLTSRNLINVARQSSYLTIVSLGQMLALISGGIDLSVGTTLAITSVVSAMAMVASLSAMPDMVGLSILIGIAAGLAAGIALGAINGAGISLFGVNPFMMTLGMSSVGFGAALYLTSGIPVQGIPEAFGAILGFGTFLGLPVPIYVTAVLIGIVYLLLNWTRLGRYIYAVGGNVKASRLSGIDPGATLFKTYVLCGALTTISGLMLTARLATGEANIGASMPLESIAACVIGGVSLSGGTGRVGGVVLGAIFIGLVQNGMNLAKVDSYLQMVAIGTILIVAVVADRIRLRLIREMAS, encoded by the coding sequence ATGACGACTATTGAAATCACCCGCCACGATCAGGGCGTCAGGTCGAAGACACCGGTGACGCTGATCAAGTGGCTCTTCGTGAAGCTTGGCGTTTTGCCGTTCCTCATGCTGGCGGCCATGATCACCTTCACGCTGCTGTCCGACAATTTCTTGACCTCGCGCAACCTGATCAATGTCGCCCGCCAGTCTAGCTACCTGACCATCGTCTCTCTCGGCCAGATGCTGGCCCTGATCTCCGGCGGCATCGACCTCTCGGTCGGCACGACGCTCGCCATCACCTCCGTCGTTAGCGCCATGGCCATGGTCGCCTCGCTGTCGGCGATGCCCGACATGGTGGGACTCTCGATCCTGATCGGCATTGCTGCGGGCCTCGCTGCCGGCATAGCGCTGGGCGCCATCAACGGCGCAGGCATTTCGCTCTTCGGTGTCAATCCCTTTATGATGACGCTCGGCATGTCGTCGGTCGGCTTCGGTGCCGCGCTCTACCTGACATCGGGCATCCCGGTCCAGGGAATTCCGGAAGCCTTCGGCGCCATTCTCGGGTTCGGCACCTTTCTCGGCCTACCGGTGCCGATCTACGTCACTGCGGTGCTGATCGGCATCGTCTATCTGCTGTTAAACTGGACGCGCCTCGGCCGCTACATCTATGCCGTCGGCGGCAACGTCAAGGCATCGCGGCTCTCCGGCATCGATCCCGGTGCGACGCTGTTCAAGACCTATGTCCTGTGCGGCGCGCTGACCACGATTTCCGGACTGATGCTGACGGCGCGGCTAGCGACGGGCGAGGCCAATATCGGCGCCTCGATGCCGCTTGAGTCGATCGCGGCCTGCGTGATCGGTGGCGTCAGCCTCAGCGGCGGCACCGGTCGCGTCGGCGGTGTCGTGCTCGGCGCGATCTTCATCGGACTGGTCCAGAACGGCATGAACCTCGCCAAGGTCGACTCCTACCTGCAGATGGTGGCGATCGGCACAATCCTGATCGTGGCCGTCGTCGCCGACAGAATCCGGCTCAGGCTTATCAGAGAGATGGCGAGCTGA
- a CDS encoding FAD-dependent oxidoreductase, with amino-acid sequence MVQEKRHAEIAGAGIAGLTAATALAQAGWSVRVHERGEQLREIGAGIFMWENALRVLEAIGAYDEAIDGGERNQYWEIRDERERLLQSGWMMQGTRLYTVLRSQLHKALATAAARSGVEIVVNSRVSGATEDGTLILESGERLKADLIVGADGVGSAVRNSLGLTKRVVDLQDGCGRYLIPRIPQDAAGKSLEYWNGGRRVGVVPASEDKVYLYICCPANDVPGRLSPPDKTSWKASFPALSSYIDRLTDNGRWASFSDVTCHAWHKGKVAIIGDAAHAMSPNLGQGAGVSMQTGFVLADQLSKSVDVRTGLHLWEARQRPVVDATQKFSRLYGRVGTRWPRPLLDLRSALVWGVGKSTRLQRRINVAAHSDVT; translated from the coding sequence ATGGTTCAAGAGAAGAGACATGCCGAGATCGCCGGCGCAGGAATAGCAGGGCTTACGGCGGCCACGGCGCTCGCTCAGGCCGGATGGAGCGTGCGGGTCCACGAACGTGGTGAGCAGCTCCGCGAAATCGGCGCAGGAATCTTCATGTGGGAGAATGCGTTGCGCGTCCTCGAGGCGATCGGCGCCTATGACGAAGCCATCGATGGTGGCGAACGCAACCAGTACTGGGAGATCCGCGACGAGCGCGAACGCCTGCTGCAATCGGGCTGGATGATGCAGGGCACGCGCCTCTACACAGTCTTGCGCAGCCAGCTGCACAAGGCCCTTGCCACTGCGGCCGCCCGATCCGGCGTCGAGATCGTCGTCAACTCTCGCGTCTCGGGCGCGACCGAAGACGGCACACTTATCCTCGAGAGCGGCGAGCGCCTGAAGGCGGACCTGATCGTCGGCGCCGACGGCGTCGGCTCGGCGGTGCGCAACAGTCTTGGATTGACCAAACGCGTCGTGGATCTTCAGGACGGCTGCGGCCGCTATCTCATCCCGCGCATACCGCAGGACGCGGCGGGAAAGTCGCTGGAATACTGGAATGGCGGTCGCCGCGTCGGCGTGGTGCCGGCCAGCGAGGATAAGGTATACCTCTACATCTGCTGCCCGGCCAACGATGTCCCGGGCAGGCTGTCCCCGCCGGACAAGACGTCCTGGAAGGCGTCCTTCCCGGCGCTCTCGTCCTATATCGACCGCCTTACCGATAATGGCCGCTGGGCGTCATTCAGCGACGTGACCTGCCATGCCTGGCACAAGGGCAAGGTCGCCATCATCGGTGATGCCGCCCATGCCATGTCTCCCAATCTCGGTCAGGGGGCGGGCGTTTCTATGCAGACCGGCTTCGTTCTCGCCGACCAGCTTTCAAAAAGCGTCGATGTCCGGACTGGCCTGCATCTGTGGGAAGCCAGGCAAAGACCGGTCGTCGATGCGACGCAGAAATTCTCGCGCCTCTATGGTCGCGTCGGCACGCGCTGGCCGCGGCCGCTGCTCGACTTGCGCTCCGCGCTGGTCTGGGGCGTCGGCAAGTCGACACGCCTCCAGCGGCGGATCAACGTCGCCGCGCATAGCGACGTGACTTGA
- a CDS encoding Lrp/AsnC family transcriptional regulator: MSAIKRAPQTRHASLLRAGSDAEISASDIELIRLLQADGRISFVDLSEKLGMAEKTARKRVAELRALELIEITTVASPRAIGYNSVALVGIRITGGATRLGIAERLFALKAVDYAVTTFGSYDVLAELVCCDNRELGEILDGSIRGMDGVKEIEVFPYLSLHYQQPAWDRTQIKDDAQHTLASAPLDKIDRDIIHHLSEDGRVAFLEISRHIGISESQIRKRYARLVEQGVVQVLAMTNPRSIGYHTIAWVCLNVASGVSITAVGDLVSALPSVAYIAICAGKFDVLAEVMCRDADDLFDLVDHRIRSLPGVSAVQTIICEDFLYRRIKPAGG; encoded by the coding sequence ATGTCAGCGATAAAGCGAGCCCCCCAGACACGGCATGCCAGCCTGCTGCGCGCAGGTAGCGATGCCGAGATCAGTGCCTCCGATATCGAGCTCATCCGCTTGTTGCAGGCCGATGGCCGGATTTCCTTCGTCGACCTCTCCGAAAAGCTCGGCATGGCGGAGAAGACCGCACGCAAGCGCGTCGCGGAACTCAGGGCGCTGGAGCTGATCGAGATTACCACCGTCGCATCCCCGCGCGCCATCGGCTACAATTCCGTGGCGCTAGTGGGCATCCGGATTACTGGCGGGGCGACACGGCTTGGCATTGCCGAGCGTTTGTTCGCCCTGAAGGCCGTCGACTATGCAGTGACGACATTCGGCAGCTACGATGTCCTCGCCGAACTGGTCTGCTGTGACAATCGCGAGCTGGGTGAAATCCTCGATGGCTCGATCCGCGGCATGGACGGCGTCAAAGAGATCGAGGTCTTTCCCTACCTCAGCCTGCATTACCAGCAGCCCGCCTGGGATCGCACGCAGATCAAGGACGATGCGCAGCACACTTTAGCAAGCGCGCCGCTCGACAAGATCGATCGGGACATCATCCACCACTTGAGCGAAGACGGCCGCGTGGCCTTCCTGGAAATCTCGCGTCACATCGGTATTTCGGAGAGCCAGATCCGCAAGCGATATGCTCGGCTGGTCGAGCAGGGCGTTGTCCAGGTGCTGGCGATGACCAATCCGCGCAGCATCGGCTACCACACAATCGCCTGGGTCTGCCTCAATGTGGCATCTGGCGTCAGCATCACCGCCGTCGGTGACCTGGTGTCGGCGCTCCCATCGGTCGCCTATATAGCGATCTGCGCCGGCAAGTTCGATGTTTTGGCCGAGGTGATGTGCCGCGACGCCGACGACCTGTTCGACCTCGTGGATCACCGCATCCGCTCACTGCCGGGAGTCAGCGCCGTGCAGACGATCATCTGCGAGGATTTTCTCTATCGCCGGATCAAACCAGCCGGGGGCTGA
- a CDS encoding SIS domain-containing protein, which translates to MNETQMSREIREIPAVVEHQVTRGAGVYHEAGKRLRHDGPRFLVSCARGSSDQAVTYFKYLLETRLGIPLASIGPSIASVYDAPLRLDGAALLTVSQSGGSPDLVSLQAKARGAGARAVALLNETDSPVGKGADTILPMCAGPEKAVAATKSFVASLVALASVIASWSEDKELLDALQRLPEALAKSLACDWTPASIHVASAHSLYTISRGPGLAIAGEAALKFKETCRLHAEAYSAAEVRHGPIALARDRFAALVFANGDQSDTSILDAADHLSAAGARVFIVGGTSPGALPVATAPHALLAPICHAVNFYRFVETLSVSLGENPDAPALLRKVTETV; encoded by the coding sequence ATGAATGAGACCCAGATGTCGCGCGAAATCCGGGAAATCCCGGCCGTCGTTGAACATCAGGTGACGCGTGGCGCAGGCGTTTATCACGAAGCGGGAAAACGTCTGCGCCATGATGGGCCGCGGTTTCTTGTCTCTTGTGCCAGAGGCTCCTCCGACCAGGCGGTAACCTATTTCAAGTACCTGCTGGAGACGCGCCTAGGGATTCCCCTTGCATCCATCGGTCCCTCCATTGCCTCCGTGTACGATGCGCCACTGCGGCTCGATGGGGCGGCCTTGCTTACTGTTTCCCAATCAGGTGGGAGCCCCGATCTCGTCAGCCTGCAGGCCAAGGCCAGAGGTGCGGGTGCTCGCGCGGTTGCGCTTCTGAACGAAACTGATTCACCTGTTGGCAAGGGGGCCGACACGATCCTGCCTATGTGTGCAGGACCGGAGAAAGCCGTTGCTGCGACCAAGTCCTTCGTTGCATCGCTCGTTGCACTGGCATCCGTCATAGCCTCCTGGAGTGAAGACAAGGAGTTGCTTGACGCGCTGCAGCGTCTGCCCGAGGCCCTGGCAAAATCGCTGGCCTGTGATTGGACGCCCGCCTCAATCCATGTTGCCTCCGCGCACTCGCTCTATACGATTTCGCGAGGCCCGGGCCTTGCGATTGCTGGCGAAGCTGCGCTGAAGTTTAAGGAGACGTGTCGCTTGCATGCGGAGGCCTATAGCGCAGCTGAGGTCCGTCATGGTCCGATCGCACTCGCGCGGGATCGTTTTGCGGCGCTTGTCTTCGCAAATGGCGATCAGTCCGACACTAGCATTTTGGACGCGGCCGACCACCTTTCCGCCGCAGGCGCTCGCGTCTTCATTGTAGGCGGGACCAGCCCTGGCGCCCTGCCTGTTGCCACCGCACCGCATGCGTTGCTCGCGCCAATTTGTCATGCCGTGAATTTCTATCGGTTCGTCGAAACCCTTTCTGTTTCATTGGGAGAGAACCCTGACGCTCCCGCTCTCTTGCGGAAGGTGACTGAGACAGTCTGA
- a CDS encoding ATP-binding cassette domain-containing protein → MSANAAAAIGQPVLALKDIRKTFGGVVAIENFSLEVYPGEIVALVGDNGAGKSTLIKIISGVHPPTSGSIAIEGEPVSMSSATMARAHGIEVVYQDLALADQQTVYMNMFLGREPTKAFGLLDRRRMIAETEKLVTELDVRIPSAHATIRDLSGGQRQGVAIARATHWASKLILLDEPTAALGVAETAKVEEIVASLKTRNIGVLIISHSLDQVFKLSDRICVLRRGKQIGVRETKKTDKNEIIAMITGLQQS, encoded by the coding sequence ATGAGTGCAAATGCTGCCGCTGCGATCGGCCAGCCCGTCCTGGCGCTGAAGGACATCCGCAAGACCTTTGGCGGTGTCGTCGCCATCGAGAACTTCTCGCTGGAGGTCTATCCGGGTGAGATCGTCGCCCTTGTCGGCGATAACGGCGCGGGCAAGTCGACGCTGATCAAGATCATCTCCGGCGTGCACCCGCCGACCTCGGGTTCGATTGCCATCGAGGGCGAGCCCGTCTCCATGTCGAGCGCCACGATGGCGCGAGCGCACGGCATTGAGGTGGTCTACCAGGACCTCGCGCTTGCCGACCAGCAAACGGTCTACATGAACATGTTCCTTGGCCGCGAACCGACGAAGGCCTTTGGTCTTCTCGATCGCCGCCGGATGATCGCCGAGACGGAAAAGCTCGTAACGGAGCTGGATGTCCGCATTCCCTCGGCGCATGCGACGATCCGCGACCTCTCGGGTGGCCAGCGCCAGGGTGTTGCCATTGCCCGCGCAACGCATTGGGCCAGCAAACTCATCCTGCTCGATGAACCCACCGCCGCCCTCGGCGTGGCGGAAACCGCCAAGGTGGAGGAGATCGTCGCCTCGCTGAAGACCCGCAATATCGGCGTCCTGATCATCAGCCACAGCCTCGACCAGGTCTTCAAACTTTCCGACCGCATCTGCGTGCTGCGTCGCGGTAAACAGATCGGTGTCCGGGAAACGAAGAAGACCGACAAGAACGAGATCATCGCGATGATCACTGGTCTTCAGCAGAGCTGA
- a CDS encoding alanine racemase has translation MFLDVLRRRNPGFIEAAQKLHREGKIPANAYVIDLDAVERNARIIKDEATRLGLKTFAMTKQFGRSSSACRAILRGGIDRSVAVDMACAKATHRAGLKVGHLGHLQQVARHEANGAASVLQPDYWTVFNETKAREAAAGAKAAGRTQNLFARIHAEGDTFYRGHEGGFDAADVVAVADMLDSLDGGRFAGTTTFPALLFDHQARKVLPTPNLATLTKTAEALARAGRSGIEVNAPGTTSSVMLAALAEAGATQCEPGNGLHGTTALHVVEDLPELPAILYLTEVSHLSGGKAYCFGGGFYIDPIFPDYDVKAIVSDEPTVAAGALRGVEIPPPSAIDYYAMIDAGGPAAPKPGDTAIFGFRGQAFVTRAYVVGVSGISSGTPKVETIENTSGETAAWPI, from the coding sequence ATGTTTCTCGACGTTCTGCGCCGGCGTAATCCCGGCTTCATCGAAGCAGCCCAGAAACTTCACCGCGAGGGCAAGATCCCGGCCAATGCCTATGTGATCGACCTCGACGCGGTCGAGCGCAATGCCCGCATCATCAAGGATGAGGCAACGCGGCTCGGCCTGAAGACCTTCGCCATGACCAAGCAGTTCGGCCGGTCGAGCTCGGCTTGCCGGGCGATCCTGCGCGGCGGCATCGACCGTTCCGTGGCCGTCGATATGGCCTGCGCCAAGGCCACCCATCGGGCAGGCCTTAAGGTCGGCCATCTCGGCCACCTCCAGCAGGTCGCCCGCCACGAGGCGAATGGCGCGGCGAGCGTGCTTCAGCCGGACTACTGGACCGTATTCAACGAGACCAAGGCGCGAGAGGCGGCAGCCGGTGCCAAGGCGGCGGGGCGCACGCAGAACCTGTTCGCCCGCATCCATGCGGAAGGCGATACATTCTATCGTGGCCACGAGGGCGGGTTTGACGCTGCCGATGTGGTCGCCGTTGCCGACATGCTCGACAGCCTCGACGGCGGCCGTTTCGCCGGCACCACGACCTTTCCCGCGCTGCTCTTCGACCATCAGGCCCGCAAGGTCCTGCCGACACCCAATCTCGCCACGCTGACAAAAACCGCTGAAGCTCTGGCCAGGGCAGGGCGTAGCGGCATCGAGGTCAACGCTCCCGGTACGACCTCCAGCGTAATGCTCGCCGCGCTGGCAGAGGCGGGTGCCACTCAATGCGAACCGGGCAACGGCCTGCACGGAACCACGGCCCTGCATGTCGTGGAGGACCTGCCGGAACTGCCCGCCATACTCTATCTCACCGAAGTCTCCCACCTGTCGGGCGGCAAGGCCTATTGCTTTGGCGGCGGCTTCTATATCGATCCGATCTTCCCCGACTACGATGTCAAGGCCATTGTCTCCGATGAGCCGACGGTCGCCGCAGGTGCCCTGCGCGGCGTCGAAATCCCGCCACCCTCGGCCATCGATTATTATGCGATGATCGATGCGGGCGGTCCCGCCGCGCCGAAACCCGGCGACACCGCCATCTTCGGCTTCCGCGGACAGGCTTTCGTCACCCGGGCCTATGTTGTCGGCGTTTCCGGCATTTCGTCTGGCACACCGAAGGTCGAAACCATCGAGAACACGTCGGGCGAAACCGCCGCCTGGCCGATCTAG
- a CDS encoding ABC transporter permease, which yields MSSTNQGTAVRAAGLADRVNLQQYVVYFGFLAIFLFFAVVLKDSGFLTVRNLSNIVLQTAPATIMAIGLVFVMSAGEIDLSIGTTVSVAALAAAVTMQGYGLVPGIVAGLGCGLLIGLVNGVLVAYVRLPSFLVTLATMGLFAGVSRSMTDLRSIPVTNEFFTGFFGSGALLGIPSLIWWTAIAVAFGHILYRETRFGAHVLAIGDNARAASVSGISVPKMRLAVLMLSGALAGLAGLLYAGRLQAAKYTLGETDLMTVIAAVIVGGTLLNGGKGSIIGALVGSLMMGMLNNGLILMGLSVSDQMIVRGLIILAAVAVSLREKSR from the coding sequence ATGTCCAGTACCAACCAAGGTACCGCGGTCCGTGCGGCGGGGCTGGCCGACCGCGTCAACCTGCAGCAATATGTCGTCTATTTCGGCTTCCTGGCGATCTTCCTGTTCTTCGCCGTTGTGCTGAAGGACAGTGGGTTCCTGACGGTCCGCAATCTCTCGAACATCGTGCTCCAGACGGCACCGGCGACGATCATGGCCATCGGCCTCGTCTTTGTCATGTCGGCGGGCGAGATCGACCTTTCCATCGGTACGACCGTGTCCGTGGCCGCCCTTGCCGCCGCCGTGACCATGCAGGGCTACGGCCTCGTCCCCGGCATTGTCGCGGGGCTCGGCTGCGGCTTGCTGATCGGCCTCGTCAATGGCGTGCTCGTCGCCTATGTGCGGCTGCCGTCCTTCCTTGTCACGCTCGCGACGATGGGCCTTTTTGCCGGGGTGTCGCGCTCGATGACGGACCTGCGCAGCATTCCCGTCACCAACGAGTTCTTCACCGGCTTCTTCGGTTCTGGGGCGCTGCTCGGCATTCCGTCGCTCATCTGGTGGACGGCCATCGCGGTCGCCTTCGGGCATATCCTCTACCGGGAAACCCGCTTTGGCGCGCATGTTCTGGCCATCGGCGACAATGCGCGGGCGGCCAGTGTTTCCGGCATCTCCGTGCCGAAGATGCGGCTTGCCGTGCTGATGCTTTCCGGTGCGCTCGCCGGGCTGGCCGGCCTGCTTTATGCCGGTCGTCTTCAAGCCGCGAAATACACGCTCGGCGAGACCGACCTGATGACGGTCATCGCGGCCGTCATCGTCGGCGGCACGTTGCTCAATGGGGGGAAGGGCTCGATCATCGGTGCGCTCGTCGGCTCGCTGATGATGGGCATGCTCAACAACGGCCTCATTCTGATGGGCCTTTCCGTTTCCGACCAGATGATCGTTCGCGGTCTGATCATCCTTGCCGCAGTCGCCGTGTCGCTGCGCGAAAAGTCCCGCTGA
- a CDS encoding substrate-binding domain-containing protein, protein MRLATTLALMTGLLSAHAFAADGATTGPHGEAPTAASAVTLTAEEEQKIKDGKFTAALVWHEMSEYTNAVNAGAQDEFKRLGIEVVAQTDASFDGARQKADVETVLAKKPSIIVSLPVDPASAAAVYDPARAAGVKLAFVDNSPAGYVHGKDYVTIVSDDLFQMGSKAAVAMVDALGKKGKVGYIFHDADFYVTNQRDQAFKKTIEQDYPEMKVVAEQGMADPARSEEIAQAMVTQHPDLDGIYVTWAEPALSVLSALRAAGNSHTKIVTLDLNEPAALDMVTGGSVAALIADEAYNIGVTAARSAAGAMLGKEAAPFLVVDSLAVTKDTVKEGWKTSLNKDVPQSIADALK, encoded by the coding sequence ATGCGTCTTGCAACGACACTCGCTTTGATGACCGGCCTTTTGAGCGCGCATGCCTTCGCGGCCGATGGTGCTACGACAGGGCCCCACGGTGAAGCACCGACGGCCGCAAGCGCCGTTACGCTGACCGCCGAGGAGGAACAGAAGATCAAGGACGGCAAGTTCACCGCCGCCCTCGTCTGGCACGAGATGAGCGAATACACCAATGCGGTGAACGCCGGCGCTCAAGATGAATTCAAGCGCCTCGGCATAGAGGTGGTGGCCCAGACGGATGCCAGCTTCGACGGTGCACGCCAGAAGGCCGATGTCGAGACGGTGCTGGCGAAGAAGCCGTCGATCATCGTATCGCTTCCGGTCGATCCGGCCAGCGCCGCCGCCGTTTACGATCCCGCTCGCGCGGCTGGCGTCAAGCTCGCCTTCGTCGACAATTCGCCGGCCGGCTACGTGCACGGCAAGGACTATGTGACGATCGTTTCCGACGACCTCTTCCAGATGGGCAGCAAGGCTGCAGTCGCGATGGTCGATGCCTTGGGCAAGAAGGGCAAGGTCGGCTACATCTTCCATGACGCCGATTTCTACGTGACCAACCAGCGCGACCAGGCCTTCAAGAAGACCATCGAGCAGGACTATCCGGAGATGAAGGTCGTCGCCGAACAGGGCATGGCCGATCCCGCCCGCAGCGAGGAGATCGCCCAAGCGATGGTGACGCAGCATCCCGATCTCGACGGCATCTATGTCACTTGGGCCGAGCCGGCACTGAGCGTGCTGTCCGCCCTGCGCGCGGCAGGCAACAGCCACACCAAGATCGTCACCCTCGACCTCAACGAGCCGGCTGCGCTCGACATGGTCACGGGCGGCAGCGTGGCGGCGCTGATTGCCGACGAGGCCTACAATATCGGCGTTACGGCGGCCCGCTCGGCGGCCGGTGCCATGCTCGGCAAGGAGGCCGCACCCTTCCTCGTCGTGGATTCCCTGGCGGTCACCAAGGACACGGTTAAGGAAGGCTGGAAAACGTCGCTCAACAAGGACGTCCCGCAATCCATCGCCGATGCCCTGAAGTAA
- a CDS encoding substrate-binding domain-containing protein has translation MTKWLTGALTAGLVMSAVSAIAQTVGPAGEAATPSSEVTLSDADVAALKDKGYKAALLWHTSSDFTNAVGQGATDEFKRAGIDIAVTTDAQFDAARQRSDIETALAAKPNVILALPLDPVTSAEAFRQAVTDGAKLVFLSNVPKDYKHGADYAAIVTDDLYQMGKQAADALAKSIGGKGTVGYIFHDATYYVTNQRDQAFKSTIEKDYPDIKIVAEQGISDPARAEELANAMLLKNPDLDGIYVTWAEPADGVLAALRGAGNTKTKIVTLDLAEPVALDMVKGGNVAALVADKAYELGRAMAAAGMKSLLGQETPAFVVAPALTVTKDNVSQGWKDSLNRDAPQSVLDAAK, from the coding sequence ATGACAAAATGGCTGACCGGAGCCTTGACGGCCGGTCTTGTCATGAGTGCCGTAAGCGCCATCGCCCAGACCGTTGGCCCGGCCGGCGAAGCGGCAACGCCGAGTTCTGAAGTCACGCTCAGCGATGCCGACGTCGCGGCGCTGAAGGACAAGGGCTATAAGGCCGCGCTGCTCTGGCACACCTCGTCGGATTTCACGAATGCAGTCGGTCAGGGCGCGACCGATGAGTTCAAGCGCGCCGGCATCGACATTGCCGTGACCACCGACGCGCAGTTCGATGCCGCACGCCAGCGCAGCGACATCGAGACGGCGCTTGCCGCCAAGCCGAACGTCATCCTTGCCTTGCCGCTCGACCCGGTAACATCCGCCGAAGCCTTCCGTCAGGCGGTTACGGACGGCGCCAAGCTGGTTTTCCTGTCGAACGTGCCGAAGGACTACAAGCACGGCGCTGACTATGCCGCAATCGTAACCGACGATCTCTACCAGATGGGCAAGCAGGCTGCCGATGCGCTCGCCAAGTCCATCGGCGGCAAGGGTACGGTCGGCTACATCTTCCACGACGCCACCTACTACGTCACCAATCAGCGCGATCAGGCCTTCAAGTCCACCATCGAGAAGGACTATCCAGACATCAAGATCGTCGCGGAACAGGGCATTTCCGATCCGGCGCGCGCCGAGGAACTGGCCAATGCGATGCTGCTGAAGAATCCGGACCTCGATGGTATCTACGTCACCTGGGCTGAACCGGCGGACGGCGTGCTGGCAGCGCTGCGCGGTGCGGGCAACACCAAGACGAAAATCGTCACGCTGGATCTCGCCGAGCCCGTGGCCCTCGACATGGTCAAGGGCGGCAACGTGGCCGCGCTCGTTGCCGACAAGGCCTATGAACTTGGCCGCGCAATGGCGGCTGCGGGCATGAAGTCGCTGCTCGGCCAGGAGACGCCCGCCTTCGTCGTCGCTCCGGCGCTGACCGTGACCAAGGACAACGTCTCCCAAGGCTGGAAAGATTCGCTGAACCGTGACGCGCCGCAATCGGTGCTCGACGCAGCGAAGTGA
- a CDS encoding M20 family metallopeptidase: MTLENDLFIRLRAALDRDAALDLFRGAIQRNSITGNEANVVAYLAEAMRKLGLSRLTTADFLPGRPNVWGERKGAGGGKRLLFIGHTDVVHVDGWRENWVGTEREDPFGAAIVDGAVWGRGAGDLKAGITSSLAAVALLDAAGIKLAGDVSFAFVGDEESGQPGTGVSAGIKDYVARMEAGEVERPDFVVYVEPTQLAIYPAQIGFFITDITITGRSAYFGAPELGKDALRASHAAMSALWTHSDEISARAEHPLVGRSFLVITGLTSGGYIAVPDKCELSLIRKLLPGESLDQAAAEIEAAVRGAIDDPEITVEFSYPAGRDHALGGTAAEIDAGSPEVAMLAQAIGGALPGRGTIQGAPFWSESPFFVNRLGIPAVYCAPGDIRNCHTYSEHVEIEEFLAGVIGFAAFMARFCGTVD; this comes from the coding sequence ATGACGCTAGAAAACGACCTTTTCATCCGTCTTCGCGCAGCGCTCGACCGTGATGCGGCCCTCGACCTGTTCCGCGGGGCGATCCAGCGCAACAGCATCACCGGCAACGAGGCCAATGTCGTCGCTTATCTTGCCGAGGCGATGCGCAAGCTCGGGCTCTCCCGCCTGACGACGGCGGACTTCCTTCCCGGGCGCCCGAATGTCTGGGGCGAGCGCAAGGGTGCTGGCGGTGGAAAACGCCTCCTCTTCATTGGCCATACGGATGTCGTGCATGTCGATGGCTGGCGTGAGAACTGGGTCGGTACGGAGCGCGAGGATCCCTTTGGCGCGGCCATTGTCGACGGTGCGGTCTGGGGCCGTGGGGCAGGGGACCTGAAGGCCGGTATCACCTCGTCGCTTGCCGCCGTAGCGTTGCTGGACGCTGCCGGCATCAAGCTTGCCGGGGATGTCTCCTTCGCCTTCGTCGGCGACGAGGAGAGTGGCCAGCCGGGCACCGGCGTCTCTGCTGGTATCAAGGACTATGTGGCGCGCATGGAGGCCGGCGAAGTTGAGCGGCCCGATTTCGTGGTCTATGTCGAACCCACGCAGCTTGCCATCTACCCGGCGCAGATCGGTTTCTTCATCACGGACATCACCATTACCGGGCGCTCGGCCTATTTCGGCGCGCCGGAACTCGGCAAGGATGCCCTACGCGCCAGCCATGCCGCGATGAGCGCGCTCTGGACGCACTCCGACGAGATTTCTGCCCGTGCAGAGCATCCGCTCGTCGGTCGTTCCTTCCTGGTGATCACCGGGCTGACTAGCGGCGGCTACATCGCGGTTCCTGACAAGTGCGAACTGTCCCTGATCCGCAAGCTCCTGCCAGGTGAGTCGCTCGACCAGGCCGCGGCGGAGATCGAGGCCGCCGTGCGCGGCGCCATCGACGATCCGGAAATCACGGTGGAATTCTCCTATCCGGCCGGCCGCGATCATGCGCTCGGCGGGACGGCGGCGGAGATCGATGCGGGCAGCCCGGAGGTCGCGATGCTGGCGCAGGCGATCGGCGGCGCGCTCCCCGGGCGGGGCACCATTCAAGGGGCGCCCTTCTGGTCGGAATCGCCATTCTTCGTGAACCGGCTCGGCATACCGGCGGTCTATTGCGCACCCGGTGATATCCGAAATTGCCACACCTACAGCGAACACGTTGAGATCGAAGAATTTCTCGCGGGCGTCATCGGCTTTGCGGCCTTCATGGCGCGCTTTTGCGGAACAGTTGACTGA